The following are encoded together in the Xanthomonas sacchari genome:
- a CDS encoding cysteine hydrolase family protein, with the protein MRHPARRRTDTPDDPQRPSTAAPAPTQPGQPALLIVDMISRFDFPGGARLAAAALPVAERIAQVRGRFHRRGWPVLFANDNFADWRTDFEGLWTLCADPKQRGARIAACLAPRPQDYYVLKPKHSAFLGSALSLLLARLQTTHLLVTGIATDACVLATAIDARMRDFQVQVPPSCCAALDGGRQQRALRLLREAFAVHVSERLPARAAG; encoded by the coding sequence ATGCGGCACCCGGCCCGGCGACGCACTGACACCCCTGACGACCCGCAACGGCCATCGACGGCCGCGCCGGCACCGACGCAGCCCGGCCAACCGGCGTTGCTGATCGTGGACATGATCAGCCGCTTCGATTTCCCCGGCGGCGCGCGCCTGGCCGCTGCGGCGCTGCCGGTGGCCGAGCGCATCGCCCAGGTCCGTGGACGCTTCCATCGCCGCGGCTGGCCGGTGCTGTTCGCCAACGACAACTTCGCCGACTGGCGCACCGATTTCGAAGGCCTGTGGACGTTGTGCGCCGACCCGAAGCAGCGCGGCGCGCGCATCGCCGCCTGCCTGGCGCCGCGCCCGCAGGACTACTACGTGCTCAAGCCCAAGCACTCCGCCTTCCTCGGCTCGGCCCTGTCGCTGCTGCTGGCGCGGCTGCAGACCACCCACCTGCTGGTCACCGGCATCGCCACCGATGCCTGCGTGCTGGCCACCGCGATCGATGCGCGCATGCGCGATTTCCAGGTGCAGGTGCCGCCCTCGTGTTGCGCGGCGCTGGACGGCGGGCGCCAGCAACGGGCGTTGCGGCTGCTGCGCGAGGCGTTTGCGGTGCACGTCAGCGAGCGGCTGCCGGCGCGTGCGGCAGGGTAA
- the mdoH gene encoding glucans biosynthesis glucosyltransferase MdoH, which yields MSAVAPTLAVPVDPPLDAGQAVLPPEAPLDMPLQSLQEGKLRNKRLPSTPMGIGWRRFYVFGTTAAMTAYASWLICKVLLIGGVSVLEACLMVLFIPLFAWIALSFVSALAGFFTLVFGKGRKLGIDPDAPLPVVRNRTALLMPTYNEDPHRLMAGLQAIYESVEATGQIERFDFFILSDTTRTAIGAEEEKVYAELVERVGGHGRLFYRRRASNAGRKAGNIADWVRRFGGAYPQMLILDADSLMTGDSIVRLAAGMEANPDVGLIQTLPEVVNGNTLFARMQQFGGRVYGPVIAFGVAWWHGSESNYWGHNAMIRTEAFAAQAGLPSLPGRKPFCGHVLSHDFVEAALMRRGGWAMHMVPYLQGSYEEGPPTLTDLLVRDRRWCQGNLQHSKVVRARGLHWVSRMHMLIGIGHYFTAPMWGMLMLIGIAIPLQNGGFDLVASVISPFSPARYWHQQDSTRVAWVFAVTMFVLLAPKVMGYFAMLLKPGERRGCGGGVRAFVSMLLETLLAALMAPVVMYVQSRGVAEVLAGKDSGWDAQQRDDGRISWSALLRSYGGLSAFGLLMGGMAYAVSPSLAAWMAPVVIGMALAVPVVAISSSRAAGLWLRKLRILAIPEESQPPAVLLRAAELRREAAARRAEAEAQAAG from the coding sequence ATGAGCGCGGTCGCCCCCACACTGGCCGTGCCCGTCGATCCGCCCCTGGATGCCGGCCAGGCGGTTCTGCCGCCCGAAGCGCCGCTGGACATGCCGCTGCAGTCGCTGCAGGAAGGCAAGCTGCGCAACAAGCGCCTGCCCAGCACCCCGATGGGAATCGGCTGGCGACGCTTCTACGTGTTCGGCACCACCGCGGCGATGACCGCCTACGCCAGCTGGCTGATCTGCAAGGTGCTGCTGATCGGCGGCGTGAGCGTGCTCGAAGCCTGCCTGATGGTGCTGTTCATCCCGTTGTTCGCCTGGATCGCGCTGTCCTTCGTCAGCGCCCTCGCCGGATTCTTCACCTTGGTGTTCGGCAAGGGCCGCAAGCTCGGCATCGACCCCGACGCGCCGCTGCCGGTCGTGCGCAACCGCACTGCGCTGCTGATGCCCACCTACAACGAGGACCCGCACCGGCTGATGGCCGGCCTGCAGGCGATCTACGAATCGGTGGAGGCCACCGGCCAGATCGAGCGCTTCGATTTCTTCATTCTCAGCGACACCACGCGCACGGCGATCGGCGCGGAGGAAGAAAAGGTGTACGCCGAGCTGGTGGAGCGCGTCGGCGGCCATGGCCGCCTGTTCTACCGGCGCCGCGCCAGCAATGCCGGGCGCAAGGCCGGCAATATCGCCGACTGGGTGCGCCGCTTCGGCGGTGCCTATCCGCAGATGCTGATCCTGGACGCCGACAGCCTGATGACCGGCGACAGCATCGTGCGACTGGCCGCCGGCATGGAGGCCAACCCCGATGTCGGCCTGATCCAGACCCTGCCGGAAGTGGTCAACGGCAACACGCTGTTCGCGCGCATGCAGCAGTTCGGCGGCCGCGTCTACGGCCCGGTGATCGCGTTCGGCGTGGCCTGGTGGCACGGTTCGGAAAGCAACTACTGGGGCCACAACGCGATGATCCGCACCGAGGCCTTCGCCGCGCAGGCCGGCTTGCCGTCGCTGCCCGGGCGCAAGCCGTTCTGCGGCCACGTGCTCAGCCACGATTTCGTCGAGGCGGCGCTGATGCGCCGCGGCGGCTGGGCCATGCACATGGTGCCGTACCTGCAGGGCAGCTACGAGGAAGGCCCGCCGACGCTGACCGACCTGCTGGTGCGCGACCGCCGCTGGTGCCAGGGCAACCTGCAGCACTCCAAGGTGGTGCGCGCGCGCGGCCTGCACTGGGTCAGCCGCATGCACATGCTGATCGGCATCGGCCATTACTTCACCGCGCCGATGTGGGGCATGCTGATGCTGATCGGCATCGCCATTCCGCTGCAGAACGGCGGGTTCGACCTGGTCGCCTCGGTGATCTCGCCGTTCTCGCCGGCGCGCTACTGGCACCAGCAGGATTCCACGCGGGTGGCCTGGGTGTTCGCGGTGACCATGTTCGTGCTGCTGGCGCCCAAGGTGATGGGCTACTTCGCGATGCTGCTCAAGCCCGGCGAACGCCGTGGCTGCGGTGGCGGGGTGCGCGCCTTCGTGAGCATGCTGCTGGAAACGCTGCTGGCCGCGCTGATGGCGCCGGTGGTGATGTACGTGCAGTCGCGTGGCGTGGCCGAGGTGCTGGCCGGCAAGGACTCGGGCTGGGACGCGCAGCAGCGCGACGACGGCCGCATTTCGTGGTCGGCGCTGTTGCGCAGCTACGGCGGACTGAGCGCGTTCGGCCTGTTGATGGGCGGCATGGCCTACGCCGTGTCGCCGTCGCTGGCGGCATGGATGGCGCCGGTGGTGATCGGCATGGCGCTGGCGGTGCCGGTGGTGGCGATCAGCTCCTCGCGCGCCGCCGGCCTGTGGCTGCGCAAGTTGCGCATCCTCGCCATTCCCGAAGAGTCGCAGCCGCCGGCGGTGCTACTGCGCGCCGCCGAACTGCGTCGCGAGGCGGCCGCACGCCGGGCCGAGGCCGAGGCGCAGGCCGCGGGCTGA
- a CDS encoding response regulator: protein MRATSVSTAILLVEDDQTIRELAAAMLAADGYRVLSAATAQEALEVLARHPDVALIFSDVQMPRCDGLSMVRQLRRRGVATPALLTSGMHMPEPGMLPARTGFLPKPYRRTDLLAALDRLQTEH, encoded by the coding sequence ATGCGCGCGACATCCGTCTCCACCGCCATTCTTCTGGTGGAGGACGACCAGACGATCCGGGAATTGGCCGCCGCCATGCTCGCTGCCGACGGCTACCGGGTCCTGTCGGCGGCGACCGCGCAGGAGGCGCTGGAGGTGCTGGCACGGCACCCCGACGTGGCGCTGATCTTCAGCGACGTGCAGATGCCCCGCTGCGACGGCCTGAGCATGGTGCGCCAATTGCGCCGCCGCGGCGTCGCCACTCCCGCCTTGCTGACCTCCGGCATGCATATGCCCGAGCCGGGGATGCTGCCGGCGCGGACCGGCTTCCTGCCCAAGCCGTATCGCCGCACCGATTTGCTGGCGGCGTTGGACCGGCTGCAGACCGAACACTGA
- a CDS encoding nitrogen regulation protein NR(II) has translation MTTHAHYRQIVELSHDCIKEVGRDGIVRSINPHGLVLLGVSDPADIVGHPWAELWPEDMRSLTQAAFAAALDNEQREFWAERPSLDGRRRWWHVMVSPQANASARVESVLVISRDVTQQYQVEQALRALGDLAPVDAEEVPLGAADAAALGRHWQAEQSQLRGQLDIALAAQRVAERAMTQAQKGEAVGQMLAGVVHDFNNMLHTAMTSVSMVADHPQRLQPDQRRLLGIASEALQHGAGMTRRLLGFARAHPVKPAWLDLNALVTHMQPLLAQALGGEMRLQLLACTEVATTYADRSAVEQAVMNLALNARDASRPGDVVTIRCGALEVPPSRAAAMRQPGRYVTLAVGDQGEGMSEEVKSRLFEAYFTTKPEGKGTGLGLAQVYGLVRQAGGFVDVESELGRGTTITLAFPFVAQPPGDEGDDEGAPGAPPTTAG, from the coding sequence TTGACCACGCACGCCCACTATCGGCAGATCGTCGAGCTCTCCCACGACTGCATCAAGGAAGTCGGTCGCGACGGGATCGTGCGCTCGATCAATCCCCACGGCCTTGTGCTGCTCGGGGTGTCCGACCCCGCCGACATCGTTGGCCACCCTTGGGCAGAGCTCTGGCCCGAGGACATGCGTTCGCTCACCCAGGCCGCCTTCGCCGCGGCGCTGGATAACGAGCAGCGTGAATTCTGGGCCGAACGCCCGTCGCTGGATGGACGGCGGCGCTGGTGGCACGTGATGGTCAGTCCGCAGGCCAACGCCTCGGCGCGGGTCGAGAGCGTGCTGGTGATCAGCCGCGACGTGACCCAGCAGTACCAGGTCGAACAGGCCCTGCGCGCGCTGGGCGATCTGGCGCCGGTCGATGCCGAGGAGGTGCCGCTGGGAGCGGCCGATGCCGCCGCGCTGGGCCGCCACTGGCAGGCCGAGCAGTCGCAGTTGCGCGGGCAACTGGACATCGCCCTGGCCGCGCAGCGCGTGGCCGAGCGTGCGATGACCCAGGCGCAGAAGGGCGAGGCGGTCGGGCAGATGCTGGCCGGCGTGGTGCACGACTTCAACAACATGCTGCATACCGCGATGACCTCGGTGAGCATGGTGGCCGACCACCCGCAGCGCCTGCAGCCGGACCAGCGCCGCCTGCTCGGCATCGCCAGCGAGGCGTTGCAGCATGGCGCGGGCATGACCCGGCGCCTGCTCGGTTTCGCCCGCGCGCATCCGGTCAAGCCGGCCTGGCTGGATCTGAACGCGTTGGTGACGCACATGCAGCCGCTGCTGGCGCAGGCGCTGGGCGGCGAGATGCGCCTGCAACTGCTTGCATGCACCGAGGTGGCGACGACCTATGCCGACCGCAGCGCGGTCGAGCAGGCGGTGATGAACCTGGCCCTGAACGCGCGCGACGCCAGTCGCCCCGGCGACGTGGTGACGATCCGCTGCGGTGCGCTGGAGGTGCCGCCCTCGCGTGCGGCGGCGATGCGCCAGCCCGGCCGCTACGTGACCCTGGCGGTCGGCGACCAGGGCGAAGGCATGTCCGAGGAGGTCAAGTCGCGCCTGTTCGAGGCGTACTTCACCACCAAGCCCGAGGGCAAGGGTACCGGCCTGGGGTTGGCGCAGGTCTACGGCCTGGTGCGCCAGGCGGGTGGCTTCGTCGACGTGGAATCGGAACTTGGCCGCGGCACCACCATCACCCTGGCGTTTCCGTTCGTGGCGCAGCCGCCTGGCGACGAGGGCGATGACGAGGGCGCGCCAGGGGCGCCGCCGACGACGGCTGGCTAA